One window from the genome of Pseudanabaena yagii GIHE-NHR1 encodes:
- the tatA gene encoding twin-arginine translocase TatA/TatE family subunit — translation MFGIGWPELVVISLVGVAIFGAKRIPEIGRSVGQALRGFQDEIKGQGEAEVSNTSDKDN, via the coding sequence ATGTTTGGAATCGGTTGGCCAGAGTTAGTTGTAATTTCGCTTGTGGGTGTAGCAATTTTTGGAGCTAAGCGTATCCCTGAGATCGGACGCAGTGTGGGGCAAGCTCTCCGAGGGTTTCAAGATGAGATAAAGGGACAAGGTGAAGCCGAAGTGTCAAATACATCAGACAAAGACAATTAG
- a CDS encoding GDP-L-fucose synthase family protein: MPEPQATFQLKKDQFKDQKILVTGGAGFLGKQVISQLVASGANPELITVPRSKEHDLRSLAVCEKVVQGQDLIIHLAAHVGGIGLNREKPAELFYDNLMMGVQLIHSAYQAGVQKFVCVGTICAYPNFTPIPFKESDLWNGYPEVTNAPYGVAKKALLVQLQSYRQQYGFNGVYLLPVNLYGPEDNFDPRSSHVIPALIRKVYEAQQRGDRTISVWGDGTPTREFVYSEDAARGIVLASGIYNESEPVNIGTGSEISIKDLIHLIAELMGYEGEIVWETDKPNGQPRRCLDVERAKQAFGFTAQVGFRQGLNQTIAWYRQHAA, encoded by the coding sequence ATGCCAGAACCTCAAGCAACTTTTCAACTAAAAAAGGATCAATTCAAAGATCAAAAGATTCTCGTCACTGGTGGTGCTGGTTTTCTAGGCAAGCAGGTGATCTCTCAACTCGTTGCCTCAGGCGCTAATCCAGAGTTAATCACCGTACCTAGATCAAAAGAGCATGATTTGCGATCGTTAGCAGTTTGCGAAAAAGTCGTTCAAGGTCAGGATTTAATCATCCACCTTGCTGCACATGTTGGCGGCATTGGACTCAATCGCGAAAAACCTGCTGAATTGTTTTACGACAACTTGATGATGGGTGTGCAATTAATTCATTCGGCATATCAAGCTGGTGTCCAAAAATTTGTCTGTGTTGGCACAATCTGCGCCTATCCTAACTTTACCCCCATCCCTTTCAAAGAGTCTGACCTCTGGAATGGCTATCCTGAAGTTACTAATGCCCCCTATGGCGTAGCCAAAAAAGCGTTGCTCGTACAATTGCAGTCCTATCGACAACAATATGGGTTTAATGGTGTTTACCTTCTACCTGTGAATCTATACGGGCCTGAAGATAATTTTGATCCCCGTAGCTCCCATGTGATTCCTGCACTGATTCGTAAGGTTTATGAGGCTCAACAAAGAGGTGATCGCACTATTTCGGTATGGGGCGATGGTACACCTACTAGAGAGTTTGTCTATTCTGAAGATGCAGCGCGTGGCATTGTCTTAGCCTCAGGTATTTATAACGAATCTGAGCCAGTCAATATTGGCACTGGTTCTGAGATATCGATTAAGGACTTGATTCATTTAATTGCTGAGTTAATGGGCTACGAGGGCGAGATTGTCTGGGAAACCGACAAACCCAATGGTCAGCCCCGTCGTTGTCTTGATGTTGAACGCGCAAAACAAGCCTTTGGATTCACCGCACAGGTAGGTTTCCGACAAGGTTTAAACCAAACGATCGCTTGGTATCGCCAGCACGCTGCATAA
- a CDS encoding PAS domain S-box protein translates to MQNILDHIQCGIFVLTVESNPDQSTISNLEFTLRFETTNLAFVHLVFGERIVDQTVNLIGLTVHECLPLEFVNSLNTHINQCLRSQQKVEYEAHLDLITNRVLLISLSLKTDNNDHTQKIIGTCQDITNLSRSKTHVRYANDQKFGHLVNSVSDAFVVVDHEGIVRYVNRAAEEMFGCKSEDIIGESFGLPIVAGESTDIDILNQGKTTSAEMRVSETIDEDRRVYVVASLRDVSERNRVEESLKLRERAIAASSNGIVITDATQPDNPMIYVNPSFERITGYSAAEVIGRDCKFLQGGDRNQIGLLDLRQAIKEQRECHAVLLNYRKDGTPFWNDLYIAPVFNDHGDLTNYIGIQTDITEQVKSTQRLLESEERLRTVLTSIKEGITFSDDSGYFSIFNAGMENLTGYTIAEANASHDFTNFLYPDRSEHDKALQRLQQLQETGRATTVETRICHKDGTFKDVLVSTRIMLYKGKRMYLSSYYDITERKRVETQLRYQSERERLLNAILLKIQRELNLEQILAITVKEAQELLRIDRVAIYQFNQDWSGTFVVEAVNDSSLSILGKTINDPCFNQENIQKYYKQPISSINDVENAEISPCHKDLLQQFQVKANIVVTISFGDTLWGLLIAHQCLETRLWEEFEIDLLRQLANHVAIAIQQVKLFERVQDLNKNLECQVAERTQQLEQSLSQLERALLKEKELNELKSQFISRASHEFRTPLATIQTASDLLRNYGHKMSNEKKLERIDKIQREVKGMTSLLEEVLVIGKTESGKFELRGETINLEAFCLEIIEQAKLLGNGKHHVIFKNINAPTNIVIDTKFFKQIISNLLSNAIKYSPNSTEVNFTISQTSDRVPKLLLEFQDYGIGIPEIDQEKVFEHFYRAHNVGMIAGTGLGMAIIKNSIDILGGTVQLTSVENKGTTVRVKLPISMG, encoded by the coding sequence ATGCAAAATATCCTAGATCATATTCAATGCGGAATTTTTGTTTTGACCGTTGAGTCAAATCCAGATCAATCAACTATCAGCAATCTGGAGTTCACACTGCGCTTTGAAACTACCAATCTTGCTTTTGTACATCTGGTATTTGGGGAACGAATTGTCGATCAAACAGTTAATCTGATTGGGTTAACGGTTCATGAGTGTTTGCCTTTAGAATTTGTCAATTCCTTAAATACACATATTAATCAATGCTTGCGATCGCAACAAAAAGTTGAGTATGAAGCACATCTTGATCTGATTACTAATCGGGTTTTATTAATTTCGTTATCACTTAAAACTGACAATAATGATCATACGCAAAAGATAATCGGTACTTGTCAAGACATCACAAATTTGTCGCGCTCTAAAACTCATGTTAGATATGCCAATGATCAAAAATTCGGTCATTTGGTAAATTCTGTTTCCGATGCTTTTGTAGTAGTTGATCATGAGGGGATTGTTCGCTACGTTAACCGAGCCGCCGAAGAAATGTTTGGATGTAAGTCGGAAGATATTATTGGTGAAAGTTTTGGCCTGCCTATAGTTGCAGGAGAGAGTACAGATATAGACATTCTCAATCAAGGTAAGACGACCTCGGCGGAAATGCGAGTATCAGAAACCATTGATGAAGATCGCAGGGTATATGTAGTTGCCTCTTTACGTGATGTTTCTGAGCGCAATCGTGTCGAAGAATCTCTAAAATTACGCGAACGGGCGATCGCGGCAAGTTCTAATGGGATAGTAATTACCGATGCCACGCAACCAGACAATCCCATGATCTATGTAAATCCTAGCTTTGAGCGGATTACAGGTTATAGCGCGGCAGAAGTAATTGGACGTGATTGTAAATTTCTTCAAGGTGGCGATCGCAATCAGATTGGGCTCTTAGATTTACGCCAAGCTATTAAGGAACAGCGGGAATGTCATGCTGTACTACTTAACTATCGCAAGGATGGAACACCATTTTGGAATGATTTATATATTGCACCAGTATTTAACGATCATGGAGATCTAACCAACTATATTGGCATTCAAACCGACATCACCGAACAAGTCAAATCCACGCAAAGATTACTAGAAAGTGAAGAACGTTTACGGACAGTCCTGACATCAATTAAGGAAGGGATCACCTTTAGTGATGACTCAGGCTATTTCTCAATTTTTAATGCTGGGATGGAGAACCTCACGGGATACACGATCGCTGAGGCAAATGCTAGTCATGACTTTACTAATTTTTTATATCCTGATCGGAGTGAGCATGACAAGGCTTTACAACGCTTACAACAATTACAAGAAACTGGTCGCGCAACTACTGTTGAAACTCGAATCTGTCATAAAGATGGCACATTTAAAGATGTTTTAGTTTCGACAAGAATCATGCTCTATAAGGGGAAACGCATGTATTTGAGTAGTTACTATGACATTACCGAACGGAAGAGAGTTGAGACACAACTGCGCTATCAAAGTGAAAGAGAACGGTTATTAAATGCAATTTTACTTAAAATTCAGCGAGAGTTGAATCTCGAACAAATTTTAGCAATCACAGTTAAAGAAGCTCAAGAATTATTACGCATTGATCGAGTCGCGATCTATCAGTTTAATCAAGATTGGAGCGGTACATTTGTCGTTGAAGCAGTTAATGATTCATCATTATCAATCCTTGGGAAAACCATCAATGATCCATGCTTCAACCAAGAGAATATTCAAAAATATTATAAACAACCAATATCAAGTATTAATGATGTTGAGAATGCCGAAATTAGCCCATGCCACAAAGATCTTTTACAGCAATTTCAAGTCAAAGCTAATATTGTCGTTACGATTTCCTTTGGAGATACCCTATGGGGATTACTAATTGCTCATCAGTGCTTAGAAACACGTCTGTGGGAAGAATTTGAGATTGATTTACTAAGGCAATTAGCAAATCATGTGGCGATCGCGATTCAGCAGGTCAAATTATTTGAGCGCGTGCAAGACCTTAATAAAAATCTCGAATGCCAAGTTGCTGAGCGCACTCAACAACTAGAGCAAAGTCTGAGCCAGCTTGAAAGAGCTTTACTCAAAGAAAAAGAACTAAATGAACTCAAATCTCAATTTATTTCTAGAGCCTCCCATGAGTTTCGGACTCCTCTTGCTACCATTCAAACCGCTAGTGACCTATTACGCAACTATGGACATAAAATGTCCAATGAGAAAAAGCTGGAAAGAATTGATAAGATTCAACGCGAAGTCAAGGGGATGACTAGCCTTTTAGAAGAAGTATTAGTCATTGGTAAAACTGAATCTGGAAAGTTTGAACTACGCGGAGAGACGATTAACTTAGAAGCTTTTTGTTTAGAGATTATTGAGCAAGCAAAGCTATTAGGCAATGGCAAGCATCATGTCATATTTAAAAATATTAATGCGCCGACAAATATCGTAATTGATACTAAGTTCTTCAAACAAATTATTTCTAATCTATTATCAAATGCAATTAAATATTCGCCTAATAGTACTGAAGTTAATTTTACGATTTCGCAAACTAGCGATCGCGTACCTAAACTATTATTAGAATTTCAAGACTATGGAATAGGCATTCCTGAAATTGATCAAGAAAAGGTTTTTGAGCATTTTTATCGTGCTCATAATGTTGGTATGATTGCAGGAACTGGGTTAGGCATGGCAATTATCAAAAATTCCATTGACATTCTCGGTGGCACAGTTCAACTTACCAGTGTTGAAAATAAGGGGACAACTGTCCGAGTGAAGTTGCCAATATCTATGGGTTAG
- a CDS encoding CHAT domain-containing protein, which translates to MKLYSFAQKLGLVLVGGIGFFLIPSIQSIKSQSFSPFIAPSPGTSITKSGPVDTLPKSDSLTCDRLTGSMCNLSQSTNQPRSIEQLDNSQTSLICGYTGNCSPSDFPPIDSELLQQTIASISTATNSQTVVIYPEILEDRIKILVVLPSGKEFRKVVTNVNQQDLTDTLVELLNSIRDPSSEDYLPSAQKLYNWLIRPIEVELTEAKAKTLVFVMDGPLRAIPIGALHDGNKFLVQKYATATVPSMRLVIKDLRDDLQLRDRRRSKILIMGLTKAMQGFSALPNVAVETQTALKMFGGNERVFLDEEFTIENLKKQQNANNTNYDIVHLATHAQFLSNTPEGAFIQFWQNRLSLEDIKTIRLGENKIEMLALSACQTAVGQNLGLSGTMLIYRAKSILSSLWTVSDAGTPALMLSFYNYYPTAKSKAIAIQQAQLDLLEGRVTIEAGKIKGIGNLPAIPLNQVSDDINLKHPYFWASFILVGNWL; encoded by the coding sequence ATGAAATTATATTCGTTTGCCCAAAAATTAGGACTTGTTTTGGTTGGGGGAATAGGTTTTTTCCTGATACCATCAATTCAGTCAATTAAGTCTCAATCATTCTCTCCGTTTATAGCTCCTAGTCCTGGAACTTCAATTACAAAATCAGGACCTGTTGACACTTTACCCAAATCAGATTCGTTAACATGCGATCGCCTTACAGGCTCGATGTGTAATCTATCTCAATCTACAAACCAGCCTCGCAGTATAGAACAGCTAGATAACTCACAAACTAGCTTAATATGCGGATATACAGGGAATTGTTCTCCTTCTGATTTCCCTCCAATTGACAGTGAGTTGTTACAACAAACAATCGCGAGCATATCAACAGCGACTAATAGTCAAACAGTTGTGATCTACCCAGAGATTTTGGAAGATCGGATAAAAATTTTAGTTGTTCTACCGTCAGGGAAAGAATTCCGCAAAGTTGTTACTAATGTTAATCAACAGGATTTGACAGACACATTAGTCGAGCTTCTGAACTCTATTCGCGATCCTAGTAGTGAAGATTATTTACCATCAGCCCAGAAGCTCTACAACTGGTTGATTAGACCGATCGAAGTAGAATTGACTGAAGCAAAAGCTAAGACTCTCGTTTTTGTGATGGATGGACCATTAAGAGCGATTCCCATAGGAGCTTTGCATGATGGCAATAAGTTCCTAGTGCAGAAATATGCCACAGCAACAGTACCATCCATGAGATTAGTAATAAAGGACTTGCGGGATGACCTACAGTTACGCGATCGCCGACGTTCCAAAATACTCATAATGGGCTTGACAAAAGCAATGCAAGGCTTTTCTGCTTTGCCGAATGTAGCAGTAGAAACTCAAACTGCTTTAAAGATGTTTGGTGGCAATGAAAGAGTCTTTCTCGATGAAGAATTTACGATTGAGAACCTCAAAAAACAGCAAAATGCGAACAATACTAATTATGATATTGTCCATTTAGCAACTCATGCTCAATTTTTAAGTAATACTCCTGAAGGTGCATTCATTCAATTTTGGCAAAACCGCCTATCTCTAGAAGATATTAAAACAATAAGGTTAGGAGAAAACAAAATAGAAATGCTTGCACTGAGCGCATGTCAGACAGCCGTTGGACAAAATTTAGGCTTGAGTGGAACTATGCTAATTTATAGAGCAAAGAGTATTCTCTCATCACTATGGACTGTCAGCGATGCAGGAACACCCGCATTAATGTTATCTTTTTACAATTATTATCCAACAGCCAAGAGTAAGGCGATCGCCATTCAGCAAGCACAATTAGATCTCTTAGAAGGTAGGGTAACAATTGAAGCAGGAAAGATCAAAGGGATTGGTAACTTGCCAGCAATACCTCTAAATCAGGTTTCTGATGACATCAATTTGAAGCATCCATACTTTTGGGCTTCCTTTATTTTGGTCGGTAATTGGTTATAA
- the gmd gene encoding GDP-mannose 4,6-dehydratase, producing the protein MSTSKRALITGITGQDGSYLSELLLAKGYEVHGIIRRSSTINTDRIDHMYQDPHLPETKLFLHYGDLTDGTTLGRILEAVQPHEVYNLGAQSHVRVSFDSPEYTVDAVGMGTLRLLEALRDYQQRNDKEIRFYQAGSSEMYGLVQAVPQSETTPFYPRSPYACAKVYAHWQTVNYRESYGLFACNGILFNHESPRRGETFVTRKITRAIARIVAGQQKKLYLGNLDSKRDWGYAKDYVEAMWLMLQQDQPDDYVISTGETHSVREFLEESFAYVNLKWEDYVEIDPRYFRPAEVDLLLGDCTKAKQKLGWEPKVTFKGLVELMVDADLEALGLPNPKGTEAKDIATLRKAGQPSTW; encoded by the coding sequence ATGAGTACATCTAAACGCGCTTTAATTACAGGCATTACTGGTCAAGATGGATCTTATTTATCAGAACTTTTACTAGCTAAAGGATACGAAGTCCATGGCATCATCCGCCGTTCTTCAACGATCAATACCGATCGCATTGATCATATGTATCAAGATCCCCATCTACCAGAGACTAAATTATTTTTGCACTATGGCGATTTAACTGATGGCACAACATTAGGGCGTATTTTAGAAGCTGTACAACCTCATGAAGTCTATAACCTCGGAGCACAATCCCATGTACGTGTCAGTTTTGACTCTCCTGAATATACCGTTGATGCTGTAGGCATGGGAACTCTGAGACTCTTAGAAGCTCTGCGCGATTATCAGCAACGTAATGATAAGGAGATTCGCTTTTATCAAGCAGGTTCTTCTGAGATGTATGGGTTAGTGCAAGCTGTCCCCCAAAGTGAAACCACTCCTTTTTATCCTCGCAGCCCCTACGCTTGCGCTAAGGTATACGCCCATTGGCAAACAGTAAACTATCGCGAATCCTATGGATTATTTGCTTGCAATGGTATTTTATTTAATCACGAGTCTCCAAGACGTGGCGAAACCTTTGTCACCCGCAAAATTACAAGGGCGATCGCGCGTATCGTTGCAGGTCAACAGAAAAAGCTGTATTTAGGTAATCTTGACTCCAAGCGTGACTGGGGCTATGCCAAAGACTATGTTGAGGCAATGTGGTTAATGTTGCAGCAAGATCAACCCGATGACTATGTGATTTCGACTGGCGAAACCCATTCAGTGAGAGAGTTTCTTGAAGAATCATTTGCCTATGTCAATCTCAAATGGGAAGACTATGTAGAAATCGATCCCCGTTATTTCCGACCTGCGGAAGTCGATCTGTTATTAGGTGATTGCACTAAGGCAAAACAAAAACTGGGTTGGGAACCCAAAGTAACCTTCAAGGGATTAGTTGAGCTAATGGTTGATGCCGATTTAGAAGCATTGGGCTTGCCTAATCCTAAAGGTACTGAAGCTAAGGACATTGCTACCTTGAGAAAGGCTGGGCAGCCTTCAACTTGGTAA
- a CDS encoding EAL domain-containing response regulator, with amino-acid sequence MTTILVIEDVEALREEIMETLSYEGFDVLGAENGVVGVQTAKTYLPNLIICDIAMPELDGYGTLMALRQEPKTSMIPFIFLTAMTDKADMRQAMQLGADDYLTKPFTSSELLGAIASRLQKYNTVREHYYDEIKAVGARFEYLSHHDGLTQLPNRILFHESLTQAVLHAKINNKSLALLFLDMDNFNIINNTLGNDIGDQLFKAIAERLRRYTAPCDMVARIQGDEFAMIISDVSDPMSIKIESQKILDLLSRPYNLYGHEVFITSSIGITIFPDDHQEAEGLIKNAELAMYYAKTHGRNSYKLYSSELNIQSSEYMALANSLHRAIDRYEFRVFYQPLVDLKSGQIVGAEALARWQHPDLGIIMPSKFIPIAEQTGLILRLSELILREVCEQMRSWRDSGINYGFVAVNLSGQHFRPDNNLLEIIGKILQESNTDPQHLELELTESIIMQNAEFTIGVLSQLQTMGVKVAIDDFGTGYSSLSYLKHFPVNTLKIDRCFIQDVTTDRHDATISLAIIDLAHSLSLQVIAEGVETAEQMQFLKEHGCDQMQGYFFSPPLPAPEFEKMLVDGKSL; translated from the coding sequence ATGACAACGATTTTAGTGATCGAAGATGTAGAAGCTTTACGCGAAGAGATCATGGAGACGCTCTCCTATGAGGGATTTGATGTGTTAGGGGCGGAAAATGGAGTTGTGGGGGTACAAACTGCTAAAACCTATCTGCCAAATTTAATTATCTGCGATATCGCCATGCCAGAGCTGGATGGCTATGGGACTCTCATGGCACTACGCCAAGAGCCAAAAACATCAATGATTCCGTTTATTTTTTTAACGGCGATGACTGATAAGGCGGATATGCGCCAAGCGATGCAATTGGGGGCGGACGACTATCTCACTAAGCCATTTACCTCTTCAGAACTATTAGGAGCGATCGCCTCCCGCTTACAGAAATACAACACTGTGAGAGAGCATTATTACGATGAAATCAAAGCTGTTGGTGCAAGATTTGAATATTTGTCTCACCACGATGGACTCACCCAGCTACCTAATCGGATTTTGTTTCATGAGTCTTTAACCCAAGCAGTACTGCACGCCAAAATCAATAATAAGTCCCTAGCTTTACTCTTCTTAGATATGGACAACTTCAATATCATTAACAACACCCTTGGTAATGATATTGGAGACCAACTGTTCAAAGCGATCGCTGAACGACTGAGGCGTTATACTGCCCCCTGCGATATGGTGGCTCGCATACAGGGCGATGAGTTTGCAATGATCATCTCTGATGTATCTGATCCGATGAGCATCAAAATTGAAAGTCAAAAAATCTTAGATCTGTTAAGTCGTCCCTACAATTTGTATGGACATGAAGTTTTTATCACTAGTAGTATTGGGATTACTATTTTTCCTGATGATCACCAAGAAGCAGAAGGATTAATCAAAAATGCTGAACTAGCGATGTACTATGCCAAAACCCATGGCAGAAATAGCTACAAGTTATATAGTTCAGAGCTAAATATCCAATCTTCCGAATATATGGCTTTAGCCAATAGCCTCCATCGCGCAATCGATCGCTATGAGTTCCGAGTATTTTATCAACCTCTAGTTGATCTAAAGTCTGGACAGATCGTTGGTGCTGAAGCTCTAGCAAGGTGGCAGCATCCTGATCTAGGGATCATTATGCCTAGCAAATTTATTCCCATTGCTGAGCAGACAGGCTTGATTCTCCGCTTAAGTGAGTTAATTCTCCGTGAAGTTTGTGAGCAAATGCGATCATGGCGAGACAGTGGGATCAACTATGGTTTTGTTGCTGTGAACTTATCAGGTCAGCATTTTCGCCCAGATAACAACTTGCTCGAAATCATTGGCAAGATTTTGCAAGAAAGTAATACCGATCCACAACATTTAGAACTAGAACTCACCGAAAGTATCATCATGCAAAATGCTGAATTTACGATTGGGGTGTTGTCACAATTGCAAACTATGGGTGTCAAAGTTGCGATCGATGACTTTGGTACGGGCTATTCATCCCTTAGCTATCTCAAACATTTTCCAGTGAATACCCTCAAAATCGATCGCTGTTTTATCCAAGATGTCACCACAGATCGCCACGATGCCACAATTTCTTTAGCAATTATTGATCTTGCCCATAGTTTGTCATTGCAAGTTATTGCTGAAGGTGTAGAAACTGCGGAACAAATGCAGTTTTTAAAAGAGCATGGGTGCGATCAAATGCAAGGCTATTTCTTTAGTCCGCCCTTACCTGCACCTGAATTTGAAAAGATGTTAGTTGATGGCAAAAGTTTGTAG
- a CDS encoding heavy-metal-associated domain-containing protein translates to MSLKLSVPSIGCASCIETISKAIQSADTSAIVTGDPASKTVNIETQLPESQVRELIAIAGHKTA, encoded by the coding sequence ATGTCTTTAAAGTTGTCAGTTCCCTCCATCGGTTGTGCTAGTTGTATCGAAACAATTTCCAAAGCGATCCAATCTGCCGATACATCAGCAATAGTTACAGGTGATCCTGCCTCCAAAACTGTCAATATCGAGACCCAATTGCCTGAATCTCAAGTCCGAGAACTAATTGCGATCGCAGGACACAAAACTGCCTAA
- the tsaE gene encoding tRNA (adenosine(37)-N6)-threonylcarbamoyltransferase complex ATPase subunit type 1 TsaE has protein sequence MTETLKIDLYAKNLDETQAIATQLAQLVPAGTIILLEGNLGSGKTTFMQAFGHALGISTTIASPTFTLIDEYTEGRLPLYHIDLYRLEPSQVPSLHLEEYWRGEDFPLGVVAIEWASKLPNIPPQHLKINLSTPVRALCDKDMYLSQADALDEDFIDDLPSDRLIQLIAQGETYVELLNQFQTTSQEAFAKVN, from the coding sequence ATGACTGAGACTTTAAAGATTGACCTTTATGCCAAGAATCTAGATGAGACCCAAGCGATCGCAACCCAACTTGCCCAACTTGTTCCCGCAGGTACAATCATTTTGCTAGAGGGAAATCTGGGTAGTGGCAAAACTACTTTTATGCAGGCTTTTGGTCATGCTCTTGGTATTAGCACCACGATCGCTAGCCCTACCTTTACCCTCATCGATGAATATACCGAAGGGCGACTGCCACTGTATCACATCGATCTCTATCGCCTAGAACCATCTCAAGTCCCTAGCCTTCACTTAGAAGAATATTGGCGTGGCGAAGATTTTCCCCTCGGTGTTGTAGCGATCGAATGGGCAAGCAAGTTACCCAATATTCCCCCACAACATCTCAAGATTAATCTCTCAACACCAGTAAGAGCGCTCTGTGACAAAGATATGTATCTATCCCAAGCAGATGCTTTAGATGAAGATTTTATCGATGATCTGCCGAGCGATCGCCTCATTCAACTAATTGCCCAAGGCGAAACTTATGTCGAGCTTCTTAACCAATTTCAAACTACCTCACAGGAAGCTTTTGCTAAAGTCAACTAA
- the moaC gene encoding cyclic pyranopterin monophosphate synthase MoaC, whose product MDTDTPQSLAHLDQSGNAQMVDVTHKPPTVRRAIAVCEISMKTTTLDAIQAGNLPKGDVLGTARLAGIMAAKQTANLIPMCHPLNLTGVDVKIILDENIPGYQIEAEVKTKAETGVEMEALTAVTIAALTIYDMAKSLEKTMVISNARLLHKSGGKSEDFNLPRGAFCDL is encoded by the coding sequence ATGGATACGGATACTCCTCAGTCACTGGCTCATCTTGATCAAAGTGGTAATGCTCAAATGGTGGATGTGACTCATAAACCACCAACAGTAAGACGGGCGATCGCAGTATGCGAAATATCCATGAAAACAACGACCTTGGACGCAATCCAAGCAGGAAACTTACCGAAAGGGGACGTTTTAGGTACGGCAAGATTGGCAGGGATTATGGCAGCCAAGCAAACTGCCAATTTAATCCCAATGTGTCATCCTCTGAATTTAACTGGTGTCGATGTCAAAATTATCTTAGATGAAAATATTCCAGGCTATCAAATTGAAGCAGAGGTCAAGACTAAGGCTGAGACTGGGGTAGAAATGGAGGCATTAACTGCTGTTACCATCGCGGCTCTCACCATTTACGATATGGCTAAATCCTTAGAAAAGACGATGGTTATCTCCAATGCAAGGTTACTGCACAAGAGTGGGGGAAAGTCAGAAGACTTCAATTTACCGAGAGGAGCATTTTGCGATCTTTAA